GCGACGGTTCGGAAAAACCTTTTCGAATGCCCAGCCGCTGCCCGGCGTGCGGCGAGCCGGTCGTCCGGCTCCCCGACGAGGTGGCGGTGCGCTGCGTGAACGCCGACTGCCCGGCGCAGGTGCGCGAGCGGCTGTGGCACTTCGCCAGCCGGGGGGCGATGGACATCGAGGGGCTGGGCGGCAAGGTGGTGGATAGGCTCCTTGCGGCCGGACTGGTCAAGAGCCCCGCCGACCTCTACGAGCTGACCGCCGCGCAGGTCCGGCGCCTGGAGGGGTTCGCCGAGAAATCGGCGGAGAACCTCGTCGCTGCGATCGCCGCCAGCCGGGGCGTCACCCTCCCCCGGCTCGTCTTCGCCCTGGGCATCCCCCAGGTGGGCGAGACCACCGCCGAGGCGCTGGCCCGGACCTTCGGAGACGTCGCCGCCCTGGCCGCCGCGACGGAGGAGGAGCTGACCGCGGTGGAAGGGGTGGGGCCCACGGTGGCCGCCGCCGTCCGCGATTTCTTCGCCAACCCGCGCAACGCCCGGCTGGTAGAAAGGCTCCGGGGGTACGGCATAGACCCGCGTCTGGAGGTCGTCCGGAAGGAACCGGGACCGCTGGACGGCCTCGTCGTCGTCTTCACCGGCGCGCTCGGCCTCCCCCGGGACGAGATGACCGCCCGGACCAGGGCCGCCGGGGCCAGGGTCGCCTCTTCGGTGTCGGTGAAAACCGACCTGGTCGTGGCCGGCCGGGACGCCGGCTCGAAGCTCGCCAGGGCCCGGGAGCTCGGCGTCGAGGTCATCGGCGAGGAGGAATTCCTCCGCCGCCTGGGGGAGAATCAACGACCGTCCCCGGCGTAGTATAATGGGGCCGAGGCCCCTTTTTGGTGACACCATGCACAAACCGATAATCGTGACCGCCGCCCTCGCCCTGACCGCGGCGCTCTCCCTGGTCATCGCCGCCTCGACGGCCGACGGCCCGGTGCTGACCGTCGTCGTCACCAGCGACACCTGGGGGGAGCTGGCCACCTGCGGGTGACCGGCCAACCGGCTGGGCGGGCTGGCGGAGAGAGCCAGCCTGATCGAAAACCTGCGCGAAGAGAACCCCGACCTGATTCTCGTGGACACCGGGGACCTCTTCGGCGTGGACGATAAACCCCGCAAGGCGGAGGCGGTGCTCGAGGTATACCGTCTGGCCGCCTACGACCTCATCGCCCTGGGCGACCAGGACCTGCTGGGTGGAGAGATGACGCCGGCCCGGCTCCTGGGGATACTCCCCTTCGCCTGTGCCAACCTGACCCCCCTGGCGAACGACCGGCCCCCCCTCCCGGCAACGCTCATCCTGGAGCGCGGCGGGGTGAAGGTCGGCCTCGCGGCGGTGATTCACCCCGACTGTTTCTCCACCGGCCCCGACCCGGCCGCGCTGGGCTACGGGGTGTCGGACTGGCAAGAGCCGCTGCGGGAGGCGGTGGCGAATCTCCGGGCCGCGGGCTGCGACATCGTCATCGTCCTGTCGCACCTGGGCGTACCCGGCGAGGTGGAAATCGCCCAAAATTTCACCGGGGTGGACCTGGTCGTCGGCGGGCATTCGGGGCTTTTCCGGCGGCAGCCGGAGCTCTCGTACGCGGCGCCCGTCGTGTGGCCCGGCCGGAAGGGGCGCTATGTGGGCGTCGCCCGGCTGAGTCTCGATCCCGACACCCTCGGGCGGCTCGTATCCTACGAGGCGATCCCCGTGGACGGCGAGGTGCTCGAGGCGGACCCGGCGACGCGCGCCGTCATCCTGGACTACGAGCACGAGCGGTACGCGGACTGGCTGGAGCGCTTCTACAAACCAGAGGGCGAATACGCCTGGCACGGGGCGGATTACTGCGGCGCCTGCCACGCGGACCAGTACGCCCAATGGTCATCCACCCCCCACGCCCGCGCCTGGGAGTCCCTCGTCGCCACGGGAGACGACCGGAACCTGGAGTGCATCCGGTGCCACGCCACCGGTTTCGGCAGGCCCGGCGGCTTCGGCAGCGTGGAGCTGACGCCGCACCTAACCGGGGTCGGCTGCCAGATGTGCCACGAGACCCCGGCTGAGCACCCGTCGGGCGAGCGGCCGCCGGCGGTCGAGGCGCGCTTCTGCGCCGTCTGCCACAAACCGGGCTACGACGACGACTTCAGCTTTTCCCGGGACGCGGAGCCGGTCAGCCACTAAAGAGGGACGCGGTGGACGAGGAGAAGGTCGTGCGGGCGGTGGACCGGGCCTGCGAACTATTCGCCCGGGAGGGCTACAACTGCGCCATGGCCGTCATGTCGGCGCTGCTGGAGCTGGCCGACGGCGACCCGCTGGACTACCTCGCCCTGGCCGCCCCCTTCGGCGCCGGCACCGCCCGCGCGGGCCTGACCTGCGGCGCGCTGACGGGAGCGGTCATGGCGCTGGGGATGCTCAAGGCCCCCAAAGTCTACAGGAACCGAGAGGCGAAGGAGGATGCTTACCGGCTGTCCGCGCCGGTGGTGGAAGGCTTCGTGAAGCGGATGGGGTCCGCCCTCTGCGCCGACATCACCGGGGTGGACCTCGCCGACAAGGAGGGGCGGCGCAGGTTCGTGGAGCTCGACATCCTGGAGCTGAAGTGCGTCCCCGCGGTGGAGCTGGCCGCGCGTCTGGGCGCCGAGGTCATCCTTTCGGATTAAATCGTTATGCGCGTGCGGTTTGTCATCCTTCAACTCCTGACGGCGACGGCCCTGGCCGCCGGCACCCTCGACCCCTTCCTGGAGGCGGAGCTCGACCGCGACCCGGGCTCACCGGTGCCCGTGGTGGTCGTGATCGCCGAGCGCCCCTGTGACCTCCACCTGGACCGTTACGCAACGGCCCTCGCCCCCGAGGAACGGCGAGCCGCCCGGTGGGCCGTCCTCCGACAGCTTTGCGGGCGGTCCCAGGCGCCGGTCCTCGACTTCCTCCACCGGCAGGCGCCCGGAGAGGTGGAGGACATCCGGCCCATCGTTTTATTGAACGCCGTGGGGGCCAGGGTTACGGCCGAAGTCGCCCGGGAGCTGGCCGACCTTCCCGGCGTGGACCGCGTCGTCCTCAGTTCCACTACCGACGACGCCCTCTGCTCCTGCGCCGAGATCACCTGGAACGTGGGCCGCGTGGAGGCCCCGCTGGTCTGGAGCGAGCCCTACGGCTACACCGGCGACGGGGTGGTGGTGGCCGTGGTGGATACCGGCTGCGACTTCGAGCACCCCGACCTGGCCGACCACCCCTGGGTGAATTTTGGCGAGATTCCCGACAACGGCCTCGACGACGACGCCAACGGTTACGTTGACGACGTCAACGGCTGGGACTTCTACTACGACGACGGCACCGTTCTGGGGCCCGAGGACGGCCACGGGAGCCACGTGGCGGGCATCGTGGCCGGCGACGGCAGCGCCGGGTCCCAGACCGGCGTGGCCCCCGACGCCCGCATCATGGCGGTAAAGGTCTTCTCCGACACCGGCCGCGGCACGGAGTACATCACCTGGGACGGGATGGACTACGCGGTGGAGATGGGCGCCGACGTGTTGAACCTGAGCTTCGGCTGGCACCAGAATCAGACCCACAACCAGCCGCTGTGGCGCGATGTGTGCCGGACCGCCCTGGAGCTGGGGGTGGTGATAGTGGCCGCGGCGGGGAACGAAGGCGACAAGACGGGCCAGTACCCGCCGCCCGACAACATCCGTACCCCGGGCGACGTGCCGGAGATAATCACCGTCGGCGCCACCGAGAGCGCGGACGGGGTCACCTTCTTCTCCAGCATCGGTCCCGCGGAGTGGAGCTTCGACCCGCCCTACGACGACTGGCCCTACCCGCCGGGCTGCATCAAGCCGGACATCTGCGCGCCGGGGGGAACGGTCACGGTGGGCGGGGGCATCAAGAGCATAGACGGCCGCCGGGGGGGCTACATCAACATGGAGGGCACCTCCATGGCCACGCCCCACGTGGCGGGGGCCGTCGCCCTTCTGCTCCAGGCCGACCCTTCCCTGACGCCCGAGGAGGTGAAGGACTACCTGGAGCTCTCCGCCCTGGATCTGGGCGAGGCGGGCAAGGACGACTACGCGGGTTACGGTCGGCTCCAGTGCCTCCTGGCCCTTCTGGCAATGCAGACCGGCCTGCGGTTCAGCGACTTCGGCCTGACCGAGACCGCCGACGGCGTCCTGGCGGACTGGTCTCTCACCCGCCCCGACCTCGTGGAGGGATACCGTCTGTACCGGAAGGTGGACGACGGCCTCTGGGAGCCGCTGGGCACGGCTTCCGTCGCTACGGGCCCTTACCTGGACCGCGACGTGGAACGGGGTCGGCAGTACGCCTACCGCGTCGTGGCCCTCGTCTCCGAGGGCGGGGAGCTCTCCCGCGGGCCGGAGACGCTCATCTACGGCCAGGGGTTGCCGCCCCCCCGGGCGCTACTGGGCCAACCCTACCCCTCCCCGGCCGACGGCGCGGTGAACTTTCTGCTGACGTTCCCCATAGACGCCAGAGTGGAGCTCACGGTCTACGACCTGTCGGGCAGGCGCGTGGCCCGACCCTACGCCGACGAGCACCCCGCCGGCCGGGAAACGGTGACCCTCTCGACCGACGGTCTGGCGCCGGGGGTGTACCTGGTGGAGCTCACCGATAAAACCAGCGGGGCGAGCACCCTCCGGCGCTTCGTCATCGCCCGGTGAGCCTCATTATTTCAAATGGCAAGCGGTTCAGCGCCTCGTGTCCTCTCAGGAGGTTGAAAATGCGTAAACCGGCCTGGCTCCTTTTAATCCCGGCCTGCCTCATCCCCCTGGCCTGCGGGGAAACCATGACCGCGCCCGAGCGCCGCGACATCAACCTGGAGCGCTTCGGCCTCACCTTCACCGTCGCCAACGCACTCTGGGATGAAGGCGAGCTCATCCAGGACCCGGCCACGGGTTCCGACACTGCCATGCTCCGCTCGCCGGAAACCGGGGCCTACCTGTCGGTCTTCTGCCGGAACCAGGGGGCGGAGCTCACCGCCGAGGACCGGGACCTGGCCCTGGAGGACAAGCTCTGGGAGCTGGAGCCGACCTTCTCGGGCATGGCGGAGGTGGGGCGGGAGGCGGTCGAGCTCGCCGGCGTCGAGGCCATCCGGGTCGAGTTCACCTTCAACGTCGAGGGTGCCCCCTGGCGCTGCTGGGACTGGACGCTGGTCAAGGGGCAGACGCTCTGCGGGATTCAGTTCGCCGCGCCGGAGAAGGACTGGAAGGGCCTGATGGGGGAAGTCGACGCCGTGCTGGCTTCCTTCGAGATGACCGGGGCGGATGTAAAAGCGCCGCTCGCGGGTTGATTCCCACCCCGGCTTTGTGATAGGCTTCCTTGCTCCTGGGGCGTCGTCTAGTGGCAGGACAGCAGACTCTGGATTTGCTTACGGTGGTTCGAATCCATCCGCCCCAGCCAAGAGGCCGAAGCGGGCCGGGCGTGTCCGATAATCTCAGACAAGGGGCTTAAGCCCCTTGCCGCTTCCCGAAGCACGCGACCGACGCGTGAACCGAGCTTTAGCGAGCTACGCCCCCGGCGAACCGAGTCATGCCCCCGGCAAAAGGAGTTGACAAGACCGACCCGTTTAAGTTACAAAGTCGTTGCACTGGCGGCATCGTCTAGTGGTTAGGACGCGTGGTTCTCAGCCATGCAACCGGGGTTCGATTCCCCGTGCCGCTGAAAATAAGGCGGGGCCTTGCGCCCCGCTTTTTTTAGTGCGTGCTCCAGGCTATCGGCTGATGACTAAACGCTTGATGAGAGCATTTCCAGACGACTTCGTGCCAAACGCGGTCCTATCGCCGTTCTCTAGCATCGCCACGCGACCGTAGAAGTCAGACCGCCAAGTTCACCCGAACCTGATGAACTCGGTGAGGCCGTCGGCCGAGACAACACCGTAAACATCAGGACTAGGGTCAATAGAATCAGTGCCCAAACCCGGCTTTTTTATCTTTCCCTGAGGTTAATCGTTAGGTTCTTTTGTCATCAACAAAGTGTTTTTACTCCAGGGATGGAAGGTTGGATTGTCAATCCTGAAGCGATACTCCCCCGCCCGGGCCGGATAGACCACGATTGTTATCAGGTCGTACTCGACGCCGCTCTCCAGTTTCGAGTAGATACTATAGGCGGTCTTTGCTGCTAAAGCTGCAGAGACAGGGTTGGGTATTGCAGTTCCGACGAGCGCCGCCGCCGCTCCTATGATGCACTTCTCAATCTTGCCAGCGATGATTTCGGTGGCCACGGCTTTAGCGGTGTCTGCCGTTGTCCCCACGTGAATCCTGCTGTTGGTTGATCTGACACCCGGATCCTCAATCAACTTGAACTTAAATCCGGTGGGACCGAAAACGGTAAATGTGAGGACATTGTCATTTGCCCCCGAGTAGCTCTCCGTGTACCCGTATCCACCTCCCCCTCCCTTTAAGTCCCCGCTGAAGTAGATTGAGAGGTAGCCGGTCTCTCCGATGCCGAGGCCGAAGTCCTTGACCATCGAGTCATTACGGTACGAGAAGGAATAGCTGATGTCGACGTCCCACGAGAAAGTAACGGTCGCAGCAAGCAAAACCAGTACCGTCAGCTTACGCATAGTTATCTCCTCTAATCCTTGAGTAGCCAAGAAACCATCTCGTTCATCAGCTCGACGAAGTTACCGCCGGTCTGTCCGTTATAACCCGCGTCAACGAGATTAGCGATAGTGGCATAGAAGACCTTCCCGCGTCCGTAGGTGTAGGTGAACATCCCGATGAGAGGGCCTTCGGTGGTCGTCCAGACCGCCACGGTATCAGCCCCGGAACGCAGGTTCTTCACCGCCGCGCCGCCGTCCATGTAGTTGACCCGCGCATAGAGCGTTTCCTTAACCTCCGGCCCCAAGATAGGGTGCTCCACGGTGCGGCCCAACACCTGATTTTTTCCGAATACGTTGGCGTAGTCTGCCGCGCCGAACCAGTCGGCGATGTAGGAGAGATCGAAAGTCGTCCCTGACGAGG
This bacterium DNA region includes the following protein-coding sequences:
- a CDS encoding multiheme c-type cytochrome, with protein sequence MAERASLIENLREENPDLILVDTGDLFGVDDKPRKAEAVLEVYRLAAYDLIALGDQDLLGGEMTPARLLGILPFACANLTPLANDRPPLPATLILERGGVKVGLAAVIHPDCFSTGPDPAALGYGVSDWQEPLREAVANLRAAGCDIVIVLSHLGVPGEVEIAQNFTGVDLVVGGHSGLFRRQPELSYAAPVVWPGRKGRYVGVARLSLDPDTLGRLVSYEAIPVDGEVLEADPATRAVILDYEHERYADWLERFYKPEGEYAWHGADYCGACHADQYAQWSSTPHARAWESLVATGDDRNLECIRCHATGFGRPGGFGSVELTPHLTGVGCQMCHETPAEHPSGERPPAVEARFCAVCHKPGYDDDFSFSRDAEPVSH
- a CDS encoding C-GCAxxG-C-C family protein, which encodes MDEEKVVRAVDRACELFAREGYNCAMAVMSALLELADGDPLDYLALAAPFGAGTARAGLTCGALTGAVMALGMLKAPKVYRNREAKEDAYRLSAPVVEGFVKRMGSALCADITGVDLADKEGRRRFVELDILELKCVPAVELAARLGAEVILSD
- a CDS encoding S8 family serine peptidase is translated as MRVRFVILQLLTATALAAGTLDPFLEAELDRDPGSPVPVVVVIAERPCDLHLDRYATALAPEERRAARWAVLRQLCGRSQAPVLDFLHRQAPGEVEDIRPIVLLNAVGARVTAEVARELADLPGVDRVVLSSTTDDALCSCAEITWNVGRVEAPLVWSEPYGYTGDGVVVAVVDTGCDFEHPDLADHPWVNFGEIPDNGLDDDANGYVDDVNGWDFYYDDGTVLGPEDGHGSHVAGIVAGDGSAGSQTGVAPDARIMAVKVFSDTGRGTEYITWDGMDYAVEMGADVLNLSFGWHQNQTHNQPLWRDVCRTALELGVVIVAAAGNEGDKTGQYPPPDNIRTPGDVPEIITVGATESADGVTFFSSIGPAEWSFDPPYDDWPYPPGCIKPDICAPGGTVTVGGGIKSIDGRRGGYINMEGTSMATPHVAGAVALLLQADPSLTPEEVKDYLELSALDLGEAGKDDYAGYGRLQCLLALLAMQTGLRFSDFGLTETADGVLADWSLTRPDLVEGYRLYRKVDDGLWEPLGTASVATGPYLDRDVERGRQYAYRVVALVSEGGELSRGPETLIYGQGLPPPRALLGQPYPSPADGAVNFLLTFPIDARVELTVYDLSGRRVARPYADEHPAGRETVTLSTDGLAPGVYLVELTDKTSGASTLRRFVIAR